Part of the Caldilineales bacterium genome, TTGAAGTCTGCTTTGCCAACAATGTGGCCGGTCGCCAAGTCAATGGCATAAAGCCTGGCATCAACAGTTTGAGCATATCCCAGCCCAGCGAACATGACCATCGCGTCTACGGGCGGCTGATCTGGAGCCGATAGCTCCCACAGTTTGTGTCCATCAGCCGCATCTATCGCGTAGAGACCACCGCAGGTCGGGGCCATGTAAGCGACCTCACCAGAGACGAGACGAGGATAAACTTTGTGTCCAGGTAAGGAGCAGGGATTCTCGAAGCGCCATTTTTCTTGAAGGGTGCGCGAGTCGATTGCACTTACCCAATCACCATTCGTATAGATCGTCTCACGATCAAGAAGAGGAGGACGAAAACTATCGAGCACCAACGGTGTTTGGCTCAAAAGATTTCCTGGCCAGATACTTTGACGGCGTAGACATTGCCGTTCTCATACTTGACTACTATGTGGCCGTCAGGGAAGGATCGCGATGCTGCACTTGGCGGTGTGCTGGTCCCGGCATCCCACCAGGAAAGCGTTTGAATACCGGGAACCAATTTCCAATCACCTCCTG contains:
- a CDS encoding PQQ-like beta-propeller repeat protein, with product MSQTPLVLDSFRPPLLDRETIYTNGDWVSAIDSRTLQEKWRFENPCSLPGHKVYPRLVSGEVAYMAPTCGGLYAIDAADGHKLWELSAPDQPPVDAMVMFAGLGYAQTVDARLYAIDLATGHIVGKADFKPSRTPPDDTEAFVAGDQMMLLHFGGRSLFAFR